The Blastocatellia bacterium DNA window CCGAGCGACGCCGGGCAAACCCTATCGGTATCCTGCCTCTTTTCTCACATCGTGAGGGAGGAGCAGATGCCTGCACAGAGGTTAGCCATGCGTCAAGTCCACGAGGTGTTGCGGCTGAAGTGGGAGCAAGGGCTCAGTGATCGGAAGATCGCTCATAGCCTCGGCATTAGTCGGCCGACGGTCGCTGAGTATGTCCGTCGGGCCCAGGCGGCGGGGTTATCGTGGCCCTTGCCTGCCCCCTATGATGAAGAAGCGCTTGAACGGTTGCTGTTTCCGACGGTCTCCGCTCGAACCCCCGCGCCGCACGTGGTGCCGGATTGGGCGATGGTCCACCGCGAACTTAAACGCAAGGGCGTCACCTTGTTCTTGCTGTGGCAGGAATATAAGGCGGCCACGCCCGATGGCTTGCAGTACAGCTGGTTTTGTCACACGTATCGAACCTGGGCACAGAAACTCGATCTGGTCATGCGCCAGCCCCACCGCGCGGGGGAGAAGCTCTTTGTCGATTACGCCGGGCAGGGCATTCCGGTGGTCAACGGGCACAGTGGCGAGGTGCGTGAAGTGGCGATCTTCGTGGCGGTCCTGGGTGCCTCAAACTACACCTATGTCGAGGCGACCTGGACCCAGGGTCTCCCCGACTGGATCGGCTCCCATGTCCGGACTTTTGCCGCCCTTGGCGGCGTCCCCGAGATCGTCGTCCCCGATAACCTCAAAGCGGCGGTGCCCCGAGCCCACCGCTATGAACCCGAGATCAATCGCACCTATGCAGCCCTCGCCCAGCATTATGGGTTTGCCATTATCCCTGCCCGCGCCGCCAAACCCCGCGACAAGGCCAAGGTGGAGGTCGGCGTCCAAGTCGTGGAGCGCTGGCTGCTGGCGCGACTCCGGCACCACACCTTTTTCTCCCTCGCGGAGGTCAATACCACCCTCACCCCCCTCCGGCTGGCCCTGAATGCCCGTCCCTTCAAAAAACTCCCCGGCTCCCGCCAGCAGCTGTTTGAGACACTCGACCGTCC harbors:
- the istA gene encoding IS21 family transposase, with protein sequence MRQVHEVLRLKWEQGLSDRKIAHSLGISRPTVAEYVRRAQAAGLSWPLPAPYDEEALERLLFPTVSARTPAPHVVPDWAMVHRELKRKGVTLFLLWQEYKAATPDGLQYSWFCHTYRTWAQKLDLVMRQPHRAGEKLFVDYAGQGIPVVNGHSGEVREVAIFVAVLGASNYTYVEATWTQGLPDWIGSHVRTFAALGGVPEIVVPDNLKAAVPRAHRYEPEINRTYAALAQHYGFAIIPARAAKPRDKAKVEVGVQVVERWLLARLRHHTFFSLAEVNTTLTPLRLALNARPFKKLPGSRQQLFETLDRPALRPLPVYPYEYAEWKHARVNIDYHVEVEGHYYSVPYMLVRQQLDVRLSAQVVELFHRGKRVASHRRSPLKGRHTTVAAHMPTAHQRYAEWTPQRLIHWAAHSGPATAQVIETILASRPHPQQGFRSCLGIMRLGKSYGDERLEAACQRALALGACSYKSLESILKHGLDHRPLPPQPDATAGSAHMNIRGPQYYKDDKGEPGC